In the Apteryx mantelli isolate bAptMan1 chromosome 1, bAptMan1.hap1, whole genome shotgun sequence genome, one interval contains:
- the OPN1SW gene encoding LOW QUALITY PROTEIN: short-wave-sensitive opsin 1 (The sequence of the model RefSeq protein was modified relative to this genomic sequence to represent the inferred CDS: inserted 2 bases in 2 codons): MSPRLHLPVGTLCHQHVPKAAPGHVDPEQDRVHGHGASCHWGVPKAAPGHEDPGHDKVHRDKVIVLPGWLVTCWSLALERYVVVCKPLGNLRLSSKHALAAVAATWAIGVSVPXPPFFGWSRSAVAAPQRESARTQKVGREVSRTVTVAVGSFGVCYVPYAALAAYGVNNRDHGLDLRLVTIPALFSKSFCVYNPTIYCFRNKQFHACILEXGKPTTDESDISSSAQKTKVSSVSSSQASPS; the protein is encoded by the exons ATGTCCCCAAGGCTGCACCTGCCCGTGGGGACCCTGTGCCACCAGCATGTCCCCAAGGCTGCGCCTGGCCACGTGGACCCTGAGCAGGACAGGGTGCATGGGCATGGGGCATCGTGCCACTGGGGTGTCCCCAAGGCTGCACCTGGCCACGAGGACCCTGGGCACGACAAGGTGCACAGGGACAAGGTCATCGTGCTACCGGGAT GGCTGGTGACGTGCTGGTCCTTGGCCTTGGAGCGCTACGTGGTCGTCTGCAAGCCCTTGGGCAACTTGCGCCTCAGCTCCAAGCACGcgctggcggcggtggcggccacCTGGGCCATCGGCgtctccgtcc ccccccccttcttcggCTGGAGCAGGTCAGCG GTGGCCGCGCCGCAGCGGGAGTCAGCCAGGACGCAGAAGGTGGGGCGGGAGGTGTCCCGCACGGTGACGGTCGCGGTGGGCTCCTTCGGCGTCTGCTACGTGCCCTACGCCGCCCTCGCCGCGTACGGGGTGAACAACCGGGACCACGGCCTCGACCTCCGCCTGGTCACCATCCCTGCCCTCTTCTCCAAGAGCTTCTGCGTCTACAACCCCACCATCTACTGCTTCAGGAACAAGCAG TTCCACGCCTGCATCCTGG ATGGGAAGCCCACGACGGACGAGTCGGACATCTCCAGCTCAGCCCAGAAAACCAAGGTGTCATCTGTGTCCTCCAGCCAGGCCAGCCCCAGCTGA